One region of Primulina tabacum isolate GXHZ01 chromosome 1, ASM2559414v2, whole genome shotgun sequence genomic DNA includes:
- the LOC142556800 gene encoding uncharacterized protein LOC142556800, with translation MHVNFDVTVENFPLKRPHFGRTHDIIVDSDTFLEERNLAGILKEKTRQHDKIIIIECPSGVNESDENKLPDSTLELDDELRDEKMVRNLQDPYVECSKLSIPFESTELDICDVKDLDYKVTSATKHLVSEESLATERNSSDYVTSSVSEGSRPLLQRISLETWKRESKKSSVHKSGSLLESVKSVLVAFVKFWSE, from the exons ATGCATGTAAACTTTGATGTTACGGTGGAAAATTTTCCTTTAAAAAGGCCCCATTTTGGGAGAACTCATGACATTATCGTGGACTCTGACACGTTTCTTGAGGAAAGAAATTTAGCtggaattttgaaagaaaagACACGACAACatgacaagataattattatcGAATGCCCTTCTGGTGTTAATGAGAGTGATGAGAATAAGCTTCCAGATTCCACATTGGAATTGGATGATGAACTCAGGGATGAGAAAATGGTTCGAAATCTTCAGGATCCATATGTGGAATGTTCAAAACTTTCTATACCATTTGAATCTACCGAGCTTGATATCTGTGATGTCAAGGACCTAGATTATAAG GTGACTAGTGCGACAAAACATTTGGTTTCTGAAGAATCCCTTGCAACGGAAAGAAATTCCAGTGATTACGTTACGAGCAGTGTATCGGAAGGAAGCAGACCTTTGCTGCAAAGAATCAGTCT TGAAACTTGGAAAAGGGAATCAAAGAAATCTTCTGTTCACAAAAGTGGATCGCTTTTGGAATCAGTCAAGTCTGTCTTGGTTGCTTTTGTGAAGTTTTGGAGTGAATGA
- the LOC142537843 gene encoding LOW QUALITY PROTEIN: uncharacterized protein LOC142537843 (The sequence of the model RefSeq protein was modified relative to this genomic sequence to represent the inferred CDS: deleted 1 base in 1 codon) — translation MGRSSVTNTSDSASDNSATASTATAASAFHSIRDRFPFKRNNSSHNISTLASRSPNITPLSYKASRSHHHHRRKLSWCPFRGKSWFYLCIFVVIFTFALASIALQSSISSGGGGHRVRRWRWPVKNDFKLGSSLEFVPRRFERNFTRFEWLGNQPRIGVRPPRIGLILGSMKKDPSTLMLYSVMKSLKGFGYLFKIYALKDGRARTVWEEIGGQVSILSPDRFGYIDWLIFEGIIMDSLEAKQTISSLMQEPFCSVPLIWIIQEDTLANRLHLYEKMGWDSLISNWKDSFSRADVVVFPDFSLPMLYSVFDTGNFFVIPGSLADVWAVENYGQTHSKFQLRKEHGFDNDDILILIVGSSFFYDELAWDYAMAMQDLEPLLVTYARSNGLGFSSKFIFLCGNSSNDCNDAIQDVATRLRLHHGSLRHYDINRDVNGIVLMADIVLYCSSHDEQGFPPLVTRAMSFGIPVIAPDYPVIRKHVTDGVHVKIYPRNDPDGLKNAFSLLLSEGKLSELAYSIASSGKLLVKNMFAPECIIGYANLLEDVFNFPSDVLLPGHTSELNHSVWHWSLFRTETEQIYGNIENLYPQGSLGVNSSIVFDLEEDMINFVALKTVSKNNLEDLNEDIPSVLDWDILSEIESSEEVERLEREEIEERMEKYIGEWDDIYRNARKSEKLKFETNERDEGELERTGQPVCIYEIYNGAGSWQFLHHGSLYRGLSLSTRGQRLNSDDVGAVGRLSVLNDAYYRDILCEIGGMFAIANGIDDIHRRPWIGFQSWRAAGRKVSLSKKAEEVLEKTIQENSRGDVIYYWACLDMDSGIVGSNDLLTFWSTCDVVNGGRCRTTFENAFRRMYGLPSNIDALPPMPEGGGHWSALHSWVMPTSSFVEFIMFSRMFVDSLHGLHMNSSKTNDCLLGFSTPEKKYCYCRLLELLVNVWAYHSARKMVYIDPHSGLLQEQHLIQQRKGSMWVKYFNITLLKSMDEDLAEAADDNDHPYKTWLWPITGEVYWQGVYEREREERYRLKMDKKRKTREKLLDRLKHGYRQKTLGG, via the exons ATGGGCCGAAGCTCGGTAACCAACACCTCCGACTCCGCCTCCGACAATTCAGCCACCGCCTCCACGGCCACGGCGGCCTCCGCCTTCCACTCGATCCGTGATAGATTCCCCTTCAAGCGTAACAACAGTAGCCACAACATATCTACTCTCGCTTCCCGTTCTCCCAATATCACGCCGCTGTCGTACAAAGCCTCTCGATCTCACCACCACCACAGGAGGAAGCTCTCCTGGTGCCCATTTAGAGGGAAATCATGGTTTTACTTGTGCATTTTCGTGGTGATTTTCACCTTTGCTCTGGCATCGATCGCCTTGCAGAGCTCGATTTCTTCGGGAGGTGGCGGACACAGGGTGCGGCGGTGGAGGTGGCCTGTGAAGAATGATTTCAAGTTGGGAAGCTCGTTGGAGTTCGTGCCGCGGCGGTTCGAGCGAAATTTCACCCGGTTCGAGTGGCTCGGGAACCAGCCGAGGATCGGTGTTCGACCTCCTAGAATCGGGCTT ATCTTGGGGAGCATGAAGAAAGATCCATCAACGTTGATGCTATATTCAGTGATGAAGAGTTTAAAAGGTTTTGGCTATCTGTTCAAG ATATATGCCCTGAAGGATGGCAGAGCACGTACAGTTTGGGAGGAAATTGGTGGTCAAGTCTCAATTTTAAGCCCAGACAGATTTGGATATATTGATTGGCTAAT TTTTGAAGGCATTATTATGGACTCTCTGGAAGCTAAACAAACCATTTCCAG CCTTATGCAGGAGCCTTTTTGCTCTGTGCCACTTATATGGATTATTCAAGAGGATACTCTTGCTAATCGCCTACATTTGTACGAAAAAATGGGCTGGGACAGCCTCATTTCTAATTGGAAAGATTCCTTTAGTAGGGCTGATGTTGTGGTGTTTCCAGATTTTTCTTTGCCG ATGTTATATAGTGTGTTTGACACTGGAAACTTCTTTGTGATTCCTGGATCATTAGCCGATGTTTGGGCTGTGGAAAACTATGGTCAGACTCATTCCAAATTTCAGCTAAGGAAGGAACATGGTTTTGACAATGATGATATACTGATTCTGATAGTTGGGAGTTCATTTTTCTACGATGAGCTAGCTTGGGATTATGCCATGGCAATGCAAGATCTC GAACCTTTGCTGGTCACCTATGCAAGATCAAATGGTTTAGGATTTTCGTCAAAGTTCATTTTCCTTTGTGGGAACTCCAGCAATGACTGCAATGATGCTATACAG GATGTTGCGACTCGTTTAAGACTACATCATGGGTCGTTGAGACATTATGACATAAACAGAGATGTGAATGGTATTGTACTGATGGCTGACATTGTTCTATATTGCTCTTCCCATGATGAGCAAGGTTTCCCTCCATTAGTTACAAGAGCTATGTCTTTTGGAATACCTGTTATTGCTCCAGATTATCCAGTCATAAGAAAACAT GTTACTGATGGAGTTCACGTTAAAATTTATCCAAGAAACGATCCGGATGGTTTAAAAAATGCCTTTTCACTTCTTTTATCTGAGGGAAAACTATCTGAACTTGCATATTCTATTGCTTCCTCTGGAAAGCTGCTTGTCAAAAACATGTTTGCTCCAGAATGCATAATCGGATATGCAAACCTTCTGGAAGATGTCTTTAATTTTCCATCAGATGTTCTGCTGCCTGGCCATACTTCTGAGCTGAACCATAGTGTTTGGCACTGGAGTCTGTTCAGAACAGAAACAGAGCAGATATATGGGAACATAGAAAATCTGTATCCACAAGGTTCTTTGGGAGTTAATTCCAGCATTGTTTTTGACCTTGAAGAAGACATGATAAATTTTGTTGCATTAAAAACTGTCTCCAAAAACAACCTGGAAGATCTGAACGAGGATATTCCATCAGTGTTGGACTGGGATATTTTGAGCGAAATAGAAAGCTCTGAGGAAGTTGAGAGGCTTGAAAGGGAGGAG ATTGAGGAAAGAATGGAGAAATATATTGGTGAATGGGATGACATTTATCGTAATGCTCGGAAGTCTGAAAAGCTTAAGTTCGAAACAAATGAGAGAGATGAAGGTGAGCTAGAAAGAACTGGGCAGCCAGTATGCATTTATGAGATCTACAATGGGGCTGGGAGCTGGCAATTTTTGCACCATGGTTCATTATACCGTGGATTAAGTCTT TCTACTAGAGGTCAGAGACTGAACTCAGATGACGTGGGTGCTGTTGGTCGGCTTTCtgtcttgaatgatgcatattATCGGGATATCCTCTGTGAGATTGGTGGAATGTTTGCAATTGCTAATGGAATCGATGACATTCACAGGCGGCCATGGATTGGATTTCAGTCATGGCGTGCTGCTGGGAGGAAG GTATCTTTATCAAAGAAAGCAGAAGAGGTTTTAGAGAAAACAATACAAGAAAACTCTAGAGGAGACGTGATATACTATTGGGCATGTTTGGATATGGATAGTGGCATTGTTGGAAGCAATGATCTGCTGACATTTTGGTCCACATGCGACGTTGTTAACGGGGGAAGGTGCCG AACCACTTTTGAAAACGCATTCCGCAGAATGTATGGATTACCATCGAATATAGATGCTCTTCCACCAATGCCTGAAGGTGGAGGGCATTGGTCTGCGCTGCACAGTTGGGTAATGCCAACCTCTTCCTTTGTGGAGTTCATTATGTTTTCCAG GATGTTTGTGGACTCTCTTCATGGTCTACACATGAACTCGAGCAAGACGAATGATTGCTTGCTAGGTTTTTCTACACCAGAG AAGAAGTATTGTTATTGTCGACTTTTGGAACTACTGGTGAATGTATGGGCTTACCACAGTGCACGGAAGATGGTGTACATCGATCCTCATTCGGGTTTATTGCAAGAACAACATCTTATTCAACAACGTAAAGGATCTATGTGGGTGAAGTACTTTAATATCACGTTATTGAAAAGTATGGATGAAGACCTTGCAGAGGCTGCAGATGACAATGATCATCCATATAAAACATGGCTGTGGCCAATAACAGGGGAAGTTTACTGGCAAGGTGTATATGAAAGAGAGAGGGAAGAAAGATATCGCCTTAAAAtggacaaaaaaagaaaaacacggGAGAAATTACTTGACCGGTTAAAGCATGGGTACAGACAGAAGACACTTGGAGGATAG